Within the Synergistaceae bacterium genome, the region CGTAAAGCTTGCGCGGACGCGGGAATTTCATATGCGGGGCAAGTGCCCGGAATGTACCTCCGACCCAGGTAGGGATGACAGGGGCTCCTGTCTTGAGGGACATTATTGCAACACCGCCCTCCAGCGGCTGGAGGGTCCCG harbors:
- a CDS encoding 1-acyl-sn-glycerol-3-phosphate acyltransferase, which gives rise to GTLQPLEGGVAIMSLKTGAPVIPTWVGGTFRALAPHMKFPRPRKLYVVFGDPIDPADIPEGLSEKEKRKYILNRIEAFYKEMDINDKEKYA